One segment of Argiope bruennichi chromosome 11, qqArgBrue1.1, whole genome shotgun sequence DNA contains the following:
- the LOC129956600 gene encoding uncharacterized protein LOC129956600: protein MGALVSARLSEYLKRAFPWITSDHISWSDSQISLHWIKGDSLRWKEFVRNRVREIQEKTNRGQWNYCRGKTNPADKLTRGLSIIQVLAQDDVWWNGPDWLFNPDLCLDNTVNSEFNEVEVANELKKDYVPASNLLIAGTLSQGLLGPLRLMKGLRQKTN from the exons ATGGGAGCCCTTGTTTCTGCCAGATTATCAGAATACTTAAAACGAGCATTTCCCTGGATTACATCTGACCACATTTCCTGGTCGGATTCGCAAATCAGCCTTCATTGGATAAAAGGAGACTCTCTACGATGGAAGGAGTTTGTGAGAAATCGCGTACGGGAGATACAGGAGAAAACCAATCGAGGCCAGTGGAATTACTGCAGAGGAAAGACGAACCCCGCAGACAAGTTAACCCGAGGACTGTCTATTATCCAAGTGTTAGCGCAAGATGATGTTTGGTGGAATGGTCCAGATTGGTTGTTTAACCCAGATCTATGCCTTGACAACACAGTGAACAGCGAATTCAACGAAGTTGAAGTAGCAAACGAATTAAAGAAAGACTATGTTCCAGCGAGCAACCTA CTAATTGCAGGTACCCTCAGTCAAGGACTGCTGGGCCCATTACGGCTGATGAAAGGATTGAGGCAGAAAACCAATTGA
- the LOC129956601 gene encoding uncharacterized protein LOC129956601 — protein MRSGDLLVEISTKKQAQQIMKLKALAHIPVSVNPHTSLNFSKGVITCGELFNVSIEEISSEMKPQGVTHVRQITIRRNGQLLPTKHYILTFHNPNLPESIYAGYIKLPVRPYIPNPLRCFQCQRFGHSKVNCRGTLTCARCAEKGHDSQQCSAQEKCVNCGGDHPSYARSCPRWHLEKQVTTLKIKENLTYPEARRKIQNQTPTPGISYAAIVQKSFCANCSCVNCKKQV, from the coding sequence ATGCGATCTGGTGATTTATTAGTGGAAATCAGTACCAAAAAGCAAGCACAACAAATTATGAAACTAAAAGCTCTCGCTCATATTCCCGTTTCTGTGAATCCGCACACATCTTTAAATTTCTCCAAAGGTGTTATTACCTGCGGAGAATTATTTAATGTCTCTATAGAAGAAATATCCTCTGAAATGAAGCCACAAGGCGTGACGCATGTTCGCCAGATAACAATTCGGCGGAATGGTCAACTACTTCCAACGAAGCATTACATACTTACTTTCCACAATCCTAATTTACCCGAATCTATATATGCAGGCTATATCAAATTACCAGTTCGCCCGTACATACCAAATCCATTGAGGTGCTTTCAGTGCCAGCGATTTGGCCATTCAaaagttaattgccgcgggacactcacaTGTGCCCGTTGTGCCGAAAAAGGgcatgacagccagcagtgtaGCGCACAAGAGAAGTGCGTGAACTGTGGTGGCGATCATCCTTCATATGCTCGATCTTGCCCGCGCTGGCATTTAGAAAAACAGGtcacaactttaaaaataaaagaaaatttaacttatcCAGAAGCCAGGCGTAAAATTCAGAATCAGACCCCTACTCCCGGTATCAGCTATGCTGCCATTGTACAAAAATCCTTTTGCGCTAACTGTTCTTGTGTCAATTGTAAGAAACAAGTATGA